Proteins encoded within one genomic window of uncultured Methanobrevibacter sp.:
- a CDS encoding nucleotidyltransferase domain-containing protein — protein sequence MNNRKEIAHEFAKTINSDNIIKIILFGSVARGDDTEESDIDILIVSNDRENIEDVIAEEVAWIMYDKNELISTHIMSEDRFINTQHFSFLSNVLSEGVEIG from the coding sequence ATGAATAATAGAAAAGAGATTGCTCATGAGTTTGCAAAGACAATAAATTCAGATAATATTATTAAAATCATATTATTTGGTTCAGTTGCTCGTGGCGATGATACAGAAGAATCTGATATTGATATTTTGATTGTATCTAATGACCGTGAAAATATTGAAGATGTAATCGCTGAAGAAGTAGCGTGGATTATGTATGATAAAAATGAGTTAATTTCTACTCATATTATGTCTGAAGATAGATTCATCAACACACAGCATTTTTCTTTTTTATCTAATGTTCTTTCAGAAGGTGTTGAAATTGGATGA